A stretch of DNA from Zetaproteobacteria bacterium:
GGCGGTGAGGCTGCCGAACATCGACAGTACCACCACCACCAGCACCAGCGCGGAGAACGGCGCCAGCCAACGCATATCCTCGACCAGCAGCCGACGCAGCTCGGCGCCGATGCGCGCCCCCCCGATCTGGAAGAGCCGCTGGAAATCGTGCCGCCCCGAGGCCAGCACCCGGTCGATCGCCGCGCTGATCGCCCGTTCGCTCGGCGCACCCGGCCGATCGTCCAGGGTCAGCACCAGTGCCGTGGCGTAGCCGTCGCGCGAGATGATGTTGCCCACCAGCAGCGGATTGGCCAACGCCCGGGCGCGGATACGGGCGATCTCCGAGGGCTTCTCGGGCAACTGCGGAATCAACCGGCCGGAGGTGATCGCGCCCGGCTGGCCATGGATGGTGCGCACGGTGAAGAGATCATCGATGCCGCGCACGCCCCGGGTGGTCAGCAGCGCGTCGTGCAGCCGCTTCAACCGGGCCAGCTTCTCCTGGCTGAACAGCCGCGGATCGCGCACATAGACCAGCGTACGGCTGTCGCTGCCGAACTCGCGCACCACCTGCCGGTAGGCATTCCAGTCGGGATCGTCATCGGAGACCAGGCTGGAGAAGCTGCTGTCGACCTGCAGCCGCAACACCCCGGGAGCCAGCAGCAGGGTGATCGACAGCAGCAACAGCAGCGTCACCCGCTGGTGGCGCAGCGGGGCGAGCAGCGGGTTGCCTGGCTCCGCCCGATCCGACGGCACTAGCGTGGCCCGTGCCCGCTGATCGCCGCCGGATCGAACAGCGAGGGCGGCACGAAATCGCGGCCGAAGATGCGGCTGTCGGTCTTCAGGATCGAGCGATGGCGCTCCGGAAACGACTCCATCACCACCATGTCGCTCACCCACCCCTGCAACGCCACATGGCGCAGATCGTGCCGCCGCAGCCGCTTGATCAGCCGTCCTTCGCGAAAGTAGTCGACCCGGTCGATCACCCGGTTGTCCTGACGGACGAAGAGCAGCCGCCGGCTGTAGCCGGTAAGCTGCGCCACCGCCGGCGTGCGCGGCCGCGCCTCGACGACGAACCAGCGATCGTCCCCCTCCACCCGATCCTTCAGCCGCCGGTAGCGGTAGTCGGCCATCTGCTCCGGCAGCAGGTCGGCCACGGCGAAATCGCTGCCCAGAAAGCGACCGTCGCGATCGGAGGAGCGGTAGGCGACCATCGGCCCGCCCAGCGCGGGCAGGTAGATGGTGCTGTGGACCGCACCGTTGGGGGCCACGCGGGCCAGCAGGGCGGTGCCGCGGATCGCCTCCGGGTCGGTGAATCTGAGCAGGATCCGGATGGTTCCGTCCCGCTCCACCCGGGTGTAGCGGCGCAGGCGACGGACATCGCGGTGGCCGTCACGATCGATCAGCACCATCGACTGGACGACATACTCGAAGGGGTAGCCGGGGTTGCGCGCGAGGCTGTCACGCACGATCCCGGCGCCGTCGACCGCCGCGGCCGACACGGGAGCCAGCAGCAGGGCGAGCCCGAGCGACCGCCAAAGGAGGCGGCCGCCGACCGGCGCGCCCCTCACCCGGACGGCGCGTGGAACCGGCGACGGATCTCCCGGGCGATCTCCCGGGAAAACCGGCCGAATACCCTGCTCATCGACCGGGTGGTCTCCTCCCAACCGTCAACCTTGCCCGCCCCATGCAGCCGGGAGATGCGCGCCACCAGCGTGCGGCCGCTGCGGCCATCGATCAGCCGCCACTGAGCGTCGAGCTGGACGACGCCGTCGGCCATTCGCTCGAAACGCAGCACCTCGACCATCACCCGCACCATCGCCGGCTCGCTCGGACGATAAGGGGCGATGGCGATCTGCGTGGTGCCAAGCGCATCGCCCAGATTCCTCGCCAACAGTCGCATCATGTTGTCGCGCAGCTTGCCGCCCCATTGGGCGTGTTCGGCCAACACCAGCTCGTTGTTGCTGCTGTGGCTGACGATCTGCGGCCGGTCGAGGTATTTCGGCAGACGCAACATGTTGATCTCCAGCGACAGCCCGGGCATCGCCCCGGCAGCCGGATGGGTGGCATCCGGGGTGAGCACAAAGTAGTGGGTCGGGGTGCTGCCGCAGGCCGAGAGCAGCAACAGCAGGATCAAAGGCAACCAGCGCATCGGATCTACTCCTTGCCGAAGAGGATCGAGTTGGGGTGGCGCTCGAGCAGATCGAGGAAGCCGCGCAGTGCGCGCGCCGCCTCGGAGAGGTCGTCGCTCAGCCGGATGAGCTTGTACTGCAGCGGCGCATCGGGCCGGGCCATGGCATTGATCAGGTCGAGGGTATGCCGCGCCTTGGCCAATACGGCGTGGCCGGAGGCGAGCAGCTCGTCGAGATTGCCGGCGATCGGCTCGGTATGGCGGTCGACCTTGGCAAGGATCGAGCGCAGCGAGGCGATGGAGGCGCGCAGATCGGTCACCGTCTGCTGCACCTCCGGCCGCTTGACCACGCCGTTGATCCCCTGGAGGATGGAGAGCAACTCGGCACCGATCTTGTCGGTCTCCACCTTCTCCAGCTTGTCCAGGATCTTCTTGGCCGAGGCGGTGAGCTGGGCGAATCCGCCGGGGATGGTCGGCATCTCCGGAATCTCCTTGATCGCACCAACCAGCCGGACCGGCGTGCCGGGATGCATGTCCAGCGCGACGAAGAGCTTGCCGGTGAGCAGGTTGCCGGTCTCCAGCTGCGCGCGCAGCCCCTTTTCGACCAGCTTGCGGAAGGTCTGGTAGGGTGAGGCGTTTCTGGTGCCGCCGATCGGAACCACCCGCTCGGGCTCGATCTCCAGCAGCACCGGGATGCGGAAGGTGGCGTCCTTCATGTTGAACTCCAGCCGCAGATCGGTCACCTGCCCCACCTTGATCCCCTTGAACTCCACCGGCGCGCCCGGCGCCAGACCGCGCACCGAACTGTCGAAGAAGGCGACGAACTTCATCTTGCGGGTGAACCCATGCTCGACCACCTTCTCGTGGTTCTCATAGAGGGTGAAGAGCACGCCGTCGATCTTCTCGTTGCTTTTTTTGCCGGCCTGCGGCGTCTCGAAGGCGATGCCGCCGTAAAGCAGCGACAGCATCGATTCGCTGTGCACCTTGAAGCCGTCGGCCCCCATCGACACATCGATGCCGCTGACGTTCCAGAACTTGCTGTTGCTGTGGACCAGCGCATCGAACGGCTTGTGGACGAAGGCGTGGATGAAGATGCTCTTGTTGTCGTTGCCCAGCTCGTAGCCCAGCACCTCACCGGCCCTCAGTCCGCGGTAGTAGATGGGCGAGCCGGCATCGAGCGAACCCAGCTTCTGCGCCACCAGCTCGACCCGGACCCCGGGGGTGTCCCCCTTGACCAGCGGCGGCTTCTCCAGCCCCTGGAAATGGGTCTGGAACCGCCCCTCGCCGGGATCGAGCGCGATGTAGGCGCCGGAGACCAGGGTGCTCAGGCCGGAGACGCCACGCAACGACAGCCGCGGCTTGACCACCCAGAAGCGGGTGGAACGCTTGAGCAATACCCCGCTCTCCTTCTCCATCTGCGCGGTCAGCGTCACGCTGCGGTAATCCTCGGAGAAGCGCACGGCGGTCACCTTGCCCACCTCGACATCCTTGAACTTGATGCGGGTCTTGCCCGGCTCGATCCCCTCCGCCGTCTTGAAGGTGATGGTGATCACCGGACCCTTGTCGTGCACGCTTTTGAAGATCAGCCAGCCGCCGATGATCAGCGTGACCAGCGGAACCAGCCAGACCAGGGAGAGGGAGCGGCGCGGCTTCACCTCGGGGGCGGGATGGCGGTCTGCATCGCTCATGGGTCGGGCAGATTATCCCAGATCAGCCGTGGATCAAAGCTTTCCGCGGCGAGCATGGTGAGCACCACCACCGCCGCGAAGAAGAGGGCGCCCAGGTTGGGCTCGATGGTGGCCAACCGCCCCATCTGCACCAGGGCGGTGAGCAACGCGACGACGAAGACGTCGACCATCGACCAGGCGCCGACCGCCTCGGCCAGCCGGTAGAGCCGGGTGCGGTCCACCGGCCGCCGGGGCGAGCGCTTGTGGATGGTGCGCAGGATCCACGAGAAGGCGATCAACTTCAGGCCCGGCACCACCACCGAAGCGAACAGGACGATCAAGGCCAGCCCCCACATGCCGGCGGCGGCGAGGTGCATCACGCCGCCGAGGATGGTGGAGGGCTCCCCCTGCCCGAGCCGGATCACGGTCATCACCGGATAGAGGTTGGCCGGCAGCAGCAGCAGCGCCGCGGCGGCGAGCAGCGCCCAGGTGCGGTGGATGGTGTCGGGCTTGCGCAGATGCAGCCCGCCGCCGCAGCGCGGGCAGGTGCCTCGGCCGTGGGCGTCGAGTCGTGACGCCTCGACCAGCAGCGCGCAGTAGTGGCAGGAGACCAGCCCGTTTGCCAGCGCGGAGGCGTA
This window harbors:
- a CDS encoding MCE family protein → MSDADRHPAPEVKPRRSLSLVWLVPLVTLIIGGWLIFKSVHDKGPVITITFKTAEGIEPGKTRIKFKDVEVGKVTAVRFSEDYRSVTLTAQMEKESGVLLKRSTRFWVVKPRLSLRGVSGLSTLVSGAYIALDPGEGRFQTHFQGLEKPPLVKGDTPGVRVELVAQKLGSLDAGSPIYYRGLRAGEVLGYELGNDNKSIFIHAFVHKPFDALVHSNSKFWNVSGIDVSMGADGFKVHSESMLSLLYGGIAFETPQAGKKSNEKIDGVLFTLYENHEKVVEHGFTRKMKFVAFFDSSVRGLAPGAPVEFKGIKVGQVTDLRLEFNMKDATFRIPVLLEIEPERVVPIGGTRNASPYQTFRKLVEKGLRAQLETGNLLTGKLFVALDMHPGTPVRLVGAIKEIPEMPTIPGGFAQLTASAKKILDKLEKVETDKIGAELLSILQGINGVVKRPEVQQTVTDLRASIASLRSILAKVDRHTEPIAGNLDELLASGHAVLAKARHTLDLINAMARPDAPLQYKLIRLSDDLSEAARALRGFLDLLERHPNSILFGKE
- a CDS encoding outer membrane lipoprotein-sorting protein, producing MRGAPVGGRLLWRSLGLALLLAPVSAAAVDGAGIVRDSLARNPGYPFEYVVQSMVLIDRDGHRDVRRLRRYTRVERDGTIRILLRFTDPEAIRGTALLARVAPNGAVHSTIYLPALGGPMVAYRSSDRDGRFLGSDFAVADLLPEQMADYRYRRLKDRVEGDDRWFVVEARPRTPAVAQLTGYSRRLLFVRQDNRVIDRVDYFREGRLIKRLRRHDLRHVALQGWVSDMVVMESFPERHRSILKTDSRIFGRDFVPPSLFDPAAISGHGPR
- a CDS encoding PqiA/YebS family transporter subunit, which encodes MPLIACYECDLLHRAIPLDQGGRAYCRRCGARLYQQVPGALQRTVAFYLAALICFFFANFYPFLSLKIGARMETVHLIDAARALSDAGMTLLGLLVLLTSLLIPLIMMVGHLYLLLPRLLWRVRPPACGWVFRNLRRLAPWSMVSIFMLGTLISVVKLLDLAEVIPGIGAGAFVVMMVLVAAAEASFDPHLIWPRDASPPAPRPYASALANGLVSCHYCALLVEASRLDAHGRGTCPRCGGGLHLRKPDTIHRTWALLAAAALLLLPANLYPVMTVIRLGQGEPSTILGGVMHLAAAGMWGLALIVLFASVVVPGLKLIAFSWILRTIHKRSPRRPVDRTRLYRLAEAVGAWSMVDVFVVALLTALVQMGRLATIEPNLGALFFAAVVVLTMLAAESFDPRLIWDNLPDP
- a CDS encoding membrane integrity-associated transporter subunit PqiC; protein product: MRWLPLILLLLLSACGSTPTHYFVLTPDATHPAAGAMPGLSLEINMLRLPKYLDRPQIVSHSSNNELVLAEHAQWGGKLRDNMMRLLARNLGDALGTTQIAIAPYRPSEPAMVRVMVEVLRFERMADGVVQLDAQWRLIDGRSGRTLVARISRLHGAGKVDGWEETTRSMSRVFGRFSREIAREIRRRFHAPSG